A portion of the Vreelandella subglaciescola genome contains these proteins:
- the panB gene encoding 3-methyl-2-oxobutanoate hydroxymethyltransferase, protein MKTVTLNTLRAFKRSGETFSCLTAYDASFAQVASQAGIEVLLVGDSLGMVLQGHSSTLPVTLDDMCYHTRAAAAGKGTSLLMADLPFMSNATVERTLNDAAALMRAGAEMIKVEGEAWMADGVRELTRRGVPVCAHLGLTPQTVYQLGGYKVQGRDAAHAEQIIADAQALVEAGASIILLECVPASLGRAVTEALDVPVIGIGAGPNTNGQILVMHDVLGVSPGRAPRFVKNYMAETASVQDAFARYHSDVKQRAFPASEHCF, encoded by the coding sequence ATGAAAACCGTCACCCTGAACACTCTGCGCGCGTTCAAACGCAGCGGGGAAACGTTCAGCTGCCTGACCGCTTACGACGCTTCTTTTGCCCAGGTCGCAAGCCAGGCCGGTATAGAAGTGCTGCTGGTCGGCGACTCGCTGGGGATGGTGCTGCAAGGGCATTCCAGCACGCTGCCGGTAACGCTTGACGATATGTGCTATCACACCCGCGCCGCCGCTGCGGGCAAAGGTACGAGCCTGCTGATGGCCGACCTGCCTTTCATGAGCAACGCCACCGTCGAGCGCACGCTCAACGACGCCGCCGCGCTGATGCGTGCTGGAGCCGAGATGATCAAGGTAGAAGGCGAAGCGTGGATGGCCGACGGCGTGCGCGAGCTGACGCGCCGCGGCGTGCCGGTGTGCGCGCATCTGGGGTTGACCCCACAAACCGTCTATCAGCTGGGCGGCTATAAGGTACAGGGGCGCGACGCGGCACACGCCGAGCAGATCATTGCCGATGCCCAAGCGCTGGTTGAAGCCGGCGCTTCAATTATTTTGCTTGAATGCGTGCCGGCAAGCCTTGGCCGCGCGGTCACCGAAGCGCTGGACGTACCGGTGATCGGCATTGGCGCAGGGCCGAATACTAACGGCCAGATACTGGTGATGCACGACGTGCTGGGCGTTAGCCCGGGGCGCGCACCGCGCTTTGTCAAAAACTACATGGCCGAGACGGCAAGCGTGCAGGACGCCTTTGCGCGCTACCACAGCGACGTCAAGCAGCGCGCCTTTCCGGCGTCCGAGCATTGTTTTTAA
- the panC gene encoding pantoate--beta-alanine ligase produces the protein MHTLKAIQALRDTLAEPRQRGQRIALVPTMGNLHAGHLALVAHARKRADVVVASLFVNPLQFSPDEDLDAYPRTFAADQAALENAGCDVLFAPQAHTLYPNGLGTSTQVHVPDVSEGLCGGSRPGHFDGVATVVSMLFHLVAPQLACFGEKDYQQLAVIRKMVADLHLPIEIDGVPIVRADDGLALSSRNGYLSAEARTTAPALYRTLRAMREQLARGDNHAAVLEQGHQALQGAGFTPDYLALRDTRLDPVTAHTREAVLLAAAYLGSTRLIDNLTLDLPAS, from the coding sequence ATGCATACCCTGAAAGCCATCCAGGCACTGCGCGACACCCTCGCCGAGCCCCGCCAGCGCGGGCAGCGCATTGCGCTGGTACCGACCATGGGCAATTTACATGCCGGGCATCTGGCGCTGGTAGCCCACGCGCGCAAGCGTGCCGACGTGGTCGTCGCCAGCCTGTTCGTCAATCCGCTGCAGTTCAGCCCCGATGAAGACCTCGACGCCTACCCGCGCACCTTTGCCGCCGATCAGGCCGCACTGGAAAACGCCGGCTGCGACGTGCTGTTTGCGCCCCAGGCTCACACGCTTTATCCCAATGGTCTGGGCACGTCCACCCAGGTTCACGTGCCGGACGTCAGCGAAGGGCTGTGCGGCGGTTCGCGCCCCGGCCACTTCGACGGCGTCGCCACGGTGGTCAGCATGCTGTTTCATCTGGTGGCGCCGCAGTTGGCCTGCTTTGGCGAAAAGGACTACCAGCAGCTGGCGGTGATTCGCAAAATGGTGGCCGACCTGCACCTGCCCATCGAGATTGACGGCGTGCCCATTGTGCGCGCCGACGACGGGCTGGCGCTGTCATCGCGCAACGGCTATTTAAGCGCTGAAGCGCGCACCACCGCGCCGGCGCTGTACCGCACGCTGCGTGCCATGCGCGAACAGCTCGCGCGCGGTGATAACCACGCGGCCGTGCTCGAACAGGGGCACCAGGCGCTGCAAGGCGCGGGCTTTACGCCGGACTATCTGGCCCTGCGTGATACCCGGCTCGATCCGGTCACGGCGCACACCCGCGAGGCTGTGCTGCTGGCTGCGGCCTATCTGGGTTCTACTCGCCTGATTGACAACCTGACGCTCGACCTTCCAGCCTCTTAA
- the panD gene encoding aspartate 1-decarboxylase, with protein sequence MHTVMLKAKLHMARVTHAVLHYEGSCAIDGELLDMAGIRENEQIQIYNVANGARFTTYAIRGEEGSKIISINGAAAHHGSPGHRIIICSYAHYAESELDAHQPSLVYLKEGNDVSHTSNAIPVQLA encoded by the coding sequence ATGCATACCGTCATGCTCAAAGCCAAACTCCACATGGCTCGCGTTACCCACGCCGTGCTCCACTATGAAGGCTCCTGCGCCATCGACGGCGAGCTGCTGGACATGGCCGGCATTCGCGAAAACGAACAGATTCAGATCTACAACGTGGCCAACGGCGCGCGCTTTACCACCTACGCCATTCGCGGCGAGGAAGGCTCAAAGATCATTTCCATCAACGGCGCCGCCGCGCATCACGGCAGCCCCGGCCACCGCATCATCATTTGCAGCTACGCGCATTACGCTGAAAGCGAGCTGGACGCGCACCAGCCGTCGCTGGTGTATCTCAAGGAAGGCAACGACGTCAGCCACACCAGCAACGCCATTCCGGTGCAGCTGGCTTAA
- a CDS encoding acetyl-CoA C-acetyltransferase, producing MQDVVIVAAKRSAIGTFGGSLADVPASELGAQVIQDLMQSTGVDPGQIDEVLLGQVLTAGTGQNPARQAAIGGGLPHAVPAMTINKVCGSGLKALHLATQAIRCGDAEIVLAGGQENMSAAPHLLPHSRHGQRMGNWTAVDSMVQDGLWDAFNDYHMGITAENIAEQYAISREAMDAFAAASQHKAHEAIENGRFDSQITPIAVPGRKGHVTQFESDEGPRQLTAEKLAGLRPAFRKDGRVTAGNASGINDGAAVVMLCSAAKARALGLEPLARIAGYANAGVDPAIMGMGPAPATRRCLAKAGWSVDELDLIEANEAFAAQAIAVNQELGWDTSRINVNGGAIALGHPIGASGCRILVTLVHEMLARDAHKGLATLCIGGGQGVALAIERP from the coding sequence ATGCAAGATGTTGTGATAGTGGCTGCCAAGCGCAGCGCCATTGGCACCTTTGGCGGCTCACTGGCCGACGTGCCGGCCAGCGAGCTGGGCGCTCAGGTCATTCAGGACCTGATGCAATCCACCGGCGTGGACCCCGGCCAGATCGACGAAGTGCTGCTCGGCCAGGTGCTGACCGCGGGCACCGGGCAGAACCCCGCACGGCAGGCGGCGATTGGCGGCGGCCTGCCCCACGCCGTGCCGGCGATGACCATCAACAAGGTCTGCGGCTCGGGCCTAAAGGCGCTGCATCTGGCCACCCAGGCCATTCGCTGCGGCGATGCCGAGATCGTGCTGGCCGGCGGCCAGGAGAACATGTCCGCCGCGCCGCACCTGCTGCCCCACTCACGCCACGGCCAGCGTATGGGCAACTGGACAGCGGTGGACTCGATGGTCCAGGACGGCCTGTGGGACGCCTTTAACGACTATCACATGGGCATTACCGCGGAAAATATCGCCGAGCAGTACGCCATCAGCCGCGAAGCCATGGACGCCTTCGCCGCGGCGTCCCAGCACAAGGCCCATGAGGCGATCGAAAACGGCCGCTTTGACAGTCAGATCACGCCGATTGCCGTGCCCGGGCGCAAAGGCCACGTCACGCAGTTTGAGTCCGATGAAGGCCCCCGCCAGCTGACCGCCGAGAAGCTCGCCGGCCTGCGTCCGGCCTTCAGGAAGGATGGACGCGTCACCGCCGGCAACGCCTCGGGCATTAACGACGGCGCGGCAGTGGTCATGCTGTGTTCGGCGGCCAAAGCCAGGGCGCTGGGGCTTGAGCCGCTGGCGCGTATTGCCGGCTACGCCAACGCCGGCGTTGACCCGGCGATCATGGGAATGGGCCCGGCGCCCGCGACGCGGCGTTGCCTGGCCAAGGCCGGCTGGAGCGTTGATGAGCTCGACCTGATCGAAGCCAACGAAGCGTTCGCCGCCCAGGCGATTGCGGTCAACCAGGAGCTCGGCTGGGACACCTCGCGCATCAACGTCAACGGCGGCGCCATTGCCCTTGGCCACCCGATTGGCGCGTCGGGCTGCCGCATACTCGTCACGCTGGTGCATGAAATGCTGGCCCGCGATGCCCACAAAGGCCTGGCCACGCTGTGCATCGGCGGCGGCCAGGGGGTGGCGCTGGCGATAGAACGGCCATAG
- a CDS encoding MFS transporter: protein MKQQPTTGSDTPPDAWWAVVAVMFGIFLLVTAEQLPIGLLSQVAGSLEVTPGMAGLMVTVPGVVAAFSAPLLPVAVGRLDRRVMLTLLMLLMVAASVLSAFAESFGLLLAARAVVGVSIGGFWAIAGGIAPRLVASEQVPRAMTIIFGGVAAASVLGVPLGTLLGEFSHWRVAFVALGGLSLLTAAALWRWLPRLTPREPVRLAVLGQQLTNRGVRVAVITTGLVVVGHFAAYTFISPVLQNISGVSLSHIGSLLLLYGAAGIIGNVAAGLFAGRHPYTAVLVIPCVLLAVVGSFPLLGVAPVSGVVLLMLWGGVFGSVSVSIQTWILRTAPNTEAATALMAFVFNLSIGIGSMLGGRLVDGAGLSGALWASSALFLGGALLVLSTPSRLVTHAR from the coding sequence ATGAAACAACAACCAACGACCGGCAGTGATACGCCACCCGATGCCTGGTGGGCCGTGGTGGCCGTCATGTTCGGGATATTTTTGCTGGTAACCGCCGAGCAGCTGCCCATCGGGCTGCTGTCCCAGGTGGCGGGTTCGCTTGAGGTAACGCCCGGTATGGCCGGGCTGATGGTTACCGTTCCCGGCGTGGTGGCGGCGTTTTCCGCGCCGCTGCTGCCCGTGGCGGTTGGCCGGCTCGACCGGCGGGTGATGCTGACGCTGTTAATGCTGCTGATGGTGGCTGCCAGCGTGCTGTCGGCCTTTGCCGAAAGCTTTGGGCTGCTGCTGGCCGCCCGCGCGGTGGTGGGCGTCAGTATCGGCGGCTTCTGGGCGATTGCCGGCGGCATTGCGCCACGGCTGGTGGCGTCAGAGCAGGTGCCCCGCGCCATGACGATCATCTTTGGCGGCGTGGCGGCGGCCTCGGTACTGGGGGTGCCGCTGGGTACGCTGCTGGGCGAGTTCAGCCACTGGCGGGTAGCGTTTGTCGCGCTGGGCGGGTTGAGCCTGCTGACGGCTGCCGCGCTGTGGCGCTGGCTGCCGCGTCTGACCCCGCGCGAGCCGGTGCGCCTTGCCGTACTGGGCCAGCAACTGACCAACCGTGGCGTGCGGGTTGCCGTCATCACCACCGGGCTGGTGGTAGTTGGCCACTTTGCCGCCTATACCTTTATCAGCCCGGTGCTGCAAAACATCAGCGGGGTGTCGCTCAGCCACATCGGCAGCCTGCTGTTGCTTTACGGCGCGGCGGGCATTATCGGTAACGTGGCGGCGGGCCTGTTTGCCGGACGCCACCCGTACACCGCGGTGCTGGTGATCCCGTGTGTGCTGCTGGCGGTGGTGGGCAGCTTTCCGCTGCTCGGCGTGGCACCGGTCAGCGGCGTGGTGCTGTTGATGCTGTGGGGCGGGGTGTTCGGCAGCGTTTCGGTCAGCATTCAGACGTGGATACTGCGTACCGCTCCCAATACCGAGGCGGCCACCGCGCTGATGGCGTTCGTATTCAACCTGTCGATTGGGATTGGCTCGATGCTGGGCGGCCGGCTGGTGGATGGCGCCGGACTTTCCGGCGCCCTGTGGGCGTCCTCAGCGCTGTTTCTGGGCGGCGCACTGCTGGTGTTGAGCACGCCGTCGCGGCTGGTCACCCACGCTCGCTAA